A segment of the Triticum urartu cultivar G1812 chromosome 1, Tu2.1, whole genome shotgun sequence genome:
TGTTcgcatattttgaaaaaaaaatgtttGTACCACTAAACAAAATGTTTACATGTTAAAATTATGTTTATGATACTGTTTAAATGTTCAAAAAATGTAAAAACTTGTTCACGTAGCTCTTGAAAACAAAATTAGACCATTCAAAAAGCTGCTCATGACATTTTCaaaatttgaaaagttcaaaaataTGTTAATGGCATGTCAAAAAACTATTCATAAAATGGAAAAAATATTGGTACAATTTCTAAAAAATATTCATGTCATTAAATGAATTATCATGATTTTTTTACAAAATATTTATACCATTAAATAAAATCTTCGCCTGTTTAAAATTATGTTTATGTCATTTTAGAAATGTTCATCAAAATTTAAAAACTTAGTGACATAAATTTTAGAAAAAACTTTGTACCAGGCAATAAATTGCTCATGACATTTAAAAATTAGTCGAACATTTTAAATTTCTTTCAAGACAATTTTGAAAATTATTAATTAAATTTAGCTATTTTTTCAATTTCTAAAAACAAATTTGTCATTAAAAAGTATTCAACTACTTAACaatttttttgcatgttttacAGAATTGGttgtgaaaattttgaaaaatgttcaatgtgtgtTTATAAATATTCACTATGTATTATAAATATTCACTATGTTTTATGTATCTGGAAAATATTTTAACATGTATCAAAAAAATATTCAACCGGTATACAAAAAATGTTTAATGTGTATTTAAAAAAagcatgtatttgaaaaatgaaAAGGAAAAATTCAGTAAAAAATAAAAATTAATAGACAAAGAAAAAGCTGGAAAAAGCAAGATAAACCAATAAATAAATACATAAAAAATATAGGAAAAACCTGACTGGAACCTTCAGAAATCTGTACGGAAGGTTCCCGAACCAGCAAAACCATTGTGCTATTCCGCTTATGGGGTCTCGCATTAGGCAGAGACATAGTTTTTTAGCTCATGCTCGTATCATCTAGCAGAAAATGAACAAGTGGGTTTCAAATGGCCTGCCATGTTGATATGGGTTCTTGGGTCGTCAATCCCAAGTATTTCTTGTTCCTTACACCACCTCTGGCTGGTTTGTAATGTCCTTAGTTCCCCACGTCATCCCCACCATGCTCGCCCTTGTGCAGACATCTCTACAGCATGCGGTTGCATCGTGATCCATGCAGAGAAAAATCACACCCCACTGACCAGCTTAGCATCGGCGACTGTTAGGGCAGTGAATGAGGAGTTGCGGAAGTGGTGTTGCATGAGAAGCAACGCAAACCCTCGGTGCGCCAGTCTCAAACGGAAATACACAGAGCTAGGTGATGGTTGTCAGTGAGGTTGCGTGTGCGTGAAGGAAAAGCACGGTGTTGTTTGTTTGAGTTGATACCCAAGTAAGCATGCGCCACAAACTTTTGCCATTAATTTCCTTTCCACAAAGTGCCAAACGGCAGGCATCATCACAACAGTTAGATGGATATGCACTTTACGCATTTCTATTCGTAAATTGTAAGCCGCGCATGCAATTGAGCTGAAATCTTGTTTATTTACTACTCGAGAAATTTCTGAAATCTTGTTTATTTACTACTCGAGAAATTTCTATTCATGAAGGTCCTGGTAGTTGTCTGTCTATGGTATGAGATCCAATGCCTTTTAGCATTTACAATTTGTAGCACAATAATATTCTCACACTTTTGACCCATTTTCAATACTACAAAGGCGAATAGCATTGGCCGACCAAATCATATCATCACTGACACACTTCTGGCCGATCAATGCTTTTGTGGCAGTGATGACTTCAACATCACAAACGGGCCAGATGACTGGTAagtgattgatacgtctccgacacatctataatttttgttttgGTCATGCTATATTTATATCATTTTTATGCACTTTTGGTATAATTTCATATCACTTTTATTTGTACTAACCAATTAATTGAGTGCCAAAGGCCAGTTTCAGTTTTCTATTGGTTTTGCTTTTTCAGGTGCAAAAAAATCAAAGCCGGGAAAATCCAAAAAAATTACTCTAAAATTCTTTAGGCCAAAAGACTCTAGTAGCCAGAAGATGGAGCCAGGGGAGCCACTGGGTGGCCAGGCACCCACTCAACGCGCCCTTAGGGCGGGTGGGCCTATCATGTGGGAGCTATATAGGTCGGTTTGACCTCtccttcggccgcaagaaagatCCTAAAATACAGAAAATTATTTAAATTTTAGCCCCATCAGAGTTACGGTTCTCCCGTTATTGAAGAAATAGTGATTTGACGTAGAAAAGTATCAAAAACTGAGATGAACTAAGAGATCCAATCTTGGTGGGGCTCTCGCCCTTCGGGAACCATGACCACCAAGGACCTAGGGGAgaggccaaggaagaaggagAGGGGCCTCTATCTCCACCTCTTTTCGGTGGCGCCGGACTGCCGCTAGGGGAACCATAATAACCACCATCGTCTCCATCAACTCCGCCGCCTTCATCAACATTTCCATCACCTTCCTGCATATTTATTCAGTGGTCCACTCTACCACAAAACGTTGTAATCCCCCTCTTGAACATGGTGTTTGATGCTATTAATTATTATCCAGTGATCTATTACATCATTGTTATGTTTGAGTAGATCCCTTTTGTCCTATGGTTAATTGGTGATCTATACGGTTAATTTGAGTTGTATGTTgatatgttgttgtcctttggtgcccacaTGTATGTGGATCACACTTTGGGGCTAGTTGTATGTTGAGAAAACTATGCATAGGACGGACAGGATGATAGGGATTACCAAACCTGAGTGTAGGGATTAATACATATGGGATGAAAAAGGACCAATTTATCTTAAaactatggttgggttttaccttaataaATTATTTGTATTTGTGTATGCTTGATAGGGTTTCAATCATAAGTATGTATGATTCCAAGTACGGATAGTATGTTAGCAGAGGCCTCTCCCACATATAAAACTACAATGTTGATTATCATCTAAATATTGTAGCCAATTTCCTAGGAAAAATTCCACACCTCCTATCACCGCTACTCCATACTCATTTGTTTTTTTTACTTTCTTGTTTCTTTATATTGCAGCAACGAGTTGCTATTTACAAGTTCTTTAGTTTCTTGCAAAGCCACCCTTTTATGCCTACAAaataattttattttttatttctaggtaaagcaaacattTGGTGTATATAGGGTTGTATGGTTGATAGAACCTTAGAGAATACAAATCCTACATTTAGCTCCTCGTTGgtttcaacactcttacttatcgaaaaggttACATTTGAGCCCCCTACACTTGTGGTTTATCAATACCTTTTCTAACACGGATGCTAGGGAGCAATACCATAGGTCGAATATTCTTGTGTGCATCTGTtggctttatcactaagtagccTTTATTCCCATTCTTTACTTGTTTCTTATGTTTATTTAATGGTAGGAAACGAATAGTACCAAAAAAAGATGTACTTGCTCCTAAGGCTGTGGAATCTCCCAGAATTCCCAATGTTGAAGAGAGATACTTGATGGATTATCTTAAATCCATTTATGCTTATGACGAGAACCCAGCTGACATGGTTGGGGAGATCATTAGGAGATCATACACACTTTTTGAAATACCGCTTGTCTAAAAAAGGGAAACACTTGGATGATTTACTAATCAGATTGCATTGCTTTGCTAAACTTTGTGTGCTCAATATAGAACAATTTGTTGCTTTAGGAAGGATACTAAACACATCCCCCTTTCAATGTGAGTACAATGATAATCATACCTTAGCTTCCTATGTTAAGGGAGAATATCATTATTACCAGAtagaacaaattgaagaatttgttacTTTCatggtgcttatgaaattgcctCTTTGCTTGAGAATTCTAAAAGTGATAATGCTACTATGAAATCTGAATTTTTTTTCTATACTTAAATATTTATTTAAAAATTTGAATAGTAATCCTTATGTTAATTACTAATGAAATTAAAAGGATCGCCTCTATCGGAGAAGAGACTGGCATTTTGCAGGAACCAATGGAAGAAGAAAATGATgtgagctcattagatgaaaaagatgaggaggagagtgaaggataaaaggaggaagagaggattAGCTACATGTGCCCACTTTCCAACAAGAGTAACTCTTTAACTCATACAATGTTTAATTATTCCCTTTTTGTTGACTTTGATGCTTATGGCCAAGAGGGCCCTCAGAATAAtacttatggagatgaacttgctatagttccttatgttagaAAATGTAGTTGTTAATTGATAGTCCTATTATCATTTTGAATTCTCTCAATTACATTATACCGGAGAAGTTTGCGCTTATTAATGATTATATTTATGGGTTGTGTTTATCTTATGCACACAATGATTCTAATTAaaataatatgcatgtgctttctgctcttgtttgcaattattatgagagagggacTTCATTTCTCCCTCTCTATGTTTCTAGTCAAATAAAATCGTAAGAAACCGCCTACACTATATATTGACCTTTACTTTGTGTTCATGATTTGTTCTCTTATGGCATGCCAGTGCATAGTAGACTTCATTGTTACATGGtctatgttactttgtgctcaccaTTGAGATCTAAATCATTGTTAATCAAAATtgtctttgatataccttgggatcatGGTGGAATGGTTAATTGAGCACAATATGCCTAGCTTTATGGCTTAAAAGAAAACATTGCCTGGGAGACCGCCAGGAAGTTTTTGGAGAGGCTTTTCTTTATTATTTTGTGTGCTTTTAAACTTTTTGAAAGCAAACAATAAAGAGGGGAACTTAAAACTTTTTCAAAATAGGGAAGTGATTAGAAAGGTGTGCATTGCAGAAGTATGAGTGTGCCTTGAACATTTCTGTTACTGCCATGAAACAAAATAAATCTTTTCATGAAACCTTCTCAACCAATTTTTTATCCTAATGTATAAACCACTGTACCACAAACATGAAGTGCCAGGGTTTACCTTTAGCATATGGTAGTTTGCAATTTATGTGTGTTCTGCTGAAATAGAAACTTTTCTTGCAGTATTTTCTTATATTTTAATAAGAGTATGGTAAAATCATGACATTTAACATAGTATAGATATGTGAGTTCTCTGTTACATTCTAATTTCTTAGAAGTTTTGGAGATACAGAAGTATATGTTTCATCTACATCTTTATAGACTGTCATATTTTGACAGATTGTTGTTATAGTTGTCATAAACTGCTTATGTTCACAATTTTATTGTTCTCATTTTGCATGGGCGTGCTAGAATTGTTTAGTATACAATAGGTAATGATAAATTATAATTAAAAATATTGTTACAATAGGACATGATGGGACTTGATGATATTTCTGTTAACCCCTCTAATAAAAGTTATGTTGAGTTTTTAAGACAGAAGGGAGAGAGTGATATGAGAGAATGTTGGAGACGCAAAAGCTCAAGCTTGTGATGCCCAAGGCATCACCGAGGAATTATTTGAAGAGGTATCAAGCTCCAAGCTGTGGGATGCCCCGACATCCTCCATCTTCCTCAACAAATGCCAGTTTATCTTGGTCAGACCTAACATTTTATTTgttcacatgatatgcgtaaattTTTGGAGCatgatttttatttttatttcgaATAAACATGCGCCATGCTGGTTTGGGATGATTCTTTatggtccttggttgatttataaaATGCtatatgcacttcacttatatcttctgaCTTTGGCTTTATAGAGTGGAGAGAATTGCAAAAACCATTGACATTGAAGGCTAGGTTTTTCAAAAACATGGATTTACAAATTTATGCCTCACTAATTTTGTGCCTATTTTTTAACAGTAACACTAGTCGGCGGCTTAGACCATTTTTAGCATGAGACCCGCCTATAAGGGTGACGTGGCATAAAAAGCTAATTACATACCCAGTACAATTTTCTCTTACAAAATGACCACTAGAAAAGCAATCGGGTCCTTCGTGGCCTTCCTCTCCCACCATTCCGTTGATAGACACCGGCGGCCACTCCCTCTTCAAGCAGCCATCGTTGATCCCCATGACGTCGACTCGGACGCCTACCTGAGCCAGGAGAAAGGCAGCGCCTGGCCAATGATGTGGCCATGGCGGGGCCTAGTGGCAGCAATGGCGCACTCGCCAGGAATATGAGGGGCAGTGCACCTCAAGCATTGCCATCCCTCATCACGACTACGTGGGCTACCTTCGTCGTCGCACCCTCACCGTCTGTCGTTGTCACGCCTCCTCTTCACTTTGTCGGCACCGATACAGTAAGGGGAGGTTGGGCATCGTACGCGTGGGGGGAGACGCATAAGAGGCGTCGGGCTGAGTAGAGGAAATGAGAGGAAGGAGCACAGAGAGAGCAGCAGAGGCACGGTAGCCGCATGGGCCGCCTAGGATGGGGCTAgggttcgccgccgcctccattCAGAAAGCTGTCACCACTGTGTCGAAGAAGCTCAaggtcgggggggggggggggaggagttGCGCGGGTAGGGCGGCAGCGGGCGGCTGTGCTGAGAGAAAATAGGACCTTATCCTCTTCGGCACTTTTACAATTTAGTCTTTGCTATTCCGTCTAATTGTGATCCGTTATGTCATGTCACGTCACCCTTATAGACATGTCCCACATGTCATCACCGTGCTCAAAACGGCCTAAGGCACCGACGAGTgttttctataaaataaaataaaataatataGGGACACAATTACTGTTTTTTCGCACAAAACTATAAACATGTGTTTCCTGCAACCCTAGCCTTCAATATTGATGGTTTCTGCAATTCACTGTATATAAACAGACTGGGCTTTTCtgtgctttacttatatcttttggagtttGGATACTTGTTTCTCTATGCCTAGCATCATGTTATTTGTAGAATGCTttttttcttcacttatatttgttagagcgcgAAAATAGTTGTTTCACGCATCGATGAGCGAAACCCAACTGTGGCATTACTCGCTCCAGAAGAGCCCAGTCAATCTTGCGTAGAACAACCACGCTCTGTTCCGCAGGCCGCAAGAGCATCAAGAATGGGACGCAGTCCATTAACGAAATATTTATCTATTACTTTATAGATCACATTGCGAAGACCGATGTGCCTGAAATCAGTGTCTCTGAAAGAATCCGGCCGGAAACCATCCGGTGAGTTCATGATTTGATCTGCTTAAGATATGCTAATATTGGTTTGCTCAGTTGCAACGCAGCCACTTTTGTTAGTCAAATTGCTTAGCTGGTGTATTAATCCCTCCAGCAAGTTGTCATATAGGATCTCTATTTAAGAAAGGCTAGTGCAGCGATCGTGCAGGTAATTAACATATGGCTCACATGTGCTCTTAATTAATTCCTTTCTATTCTAAAtatatttaaaaaaaatgaaagCTGCGTATGATGTGAGACTTTGTTACAACGTGACGCAAGATGTCTCTTAATTAATTTCCACCACTAATTGGTGTTAAAGTTTCCAGCTATGTCTGTACAGAGCTAACCGCAAATCGTGATGACGCTGCTTCAATTGATGGTGCACACAGACTTGGGTTTTCCGGTTAACCACGGAACCAAacaaataaatttgggttaatCATATTCGGGGACTATTTTCTTTATGATTATTTCGGTGGCAATTCAACAGAAAATGGAATTCGAAATTTTTGAATAAACCAAACAGAATTAAGCATATGAATGCCCTTCTCTAATTATATGCGTGCAAGTGCCAACGAAAATATAATATCCTGAAAATTCTTCTCAAGACAAATCTACACTTATCATTTTCCAACTTCAAAACTGAGAATTAAAACAACATTATTGGTCAAGCAATCAAATGAAATCTCTGCCAACTGGAAAAATCAAATGAAATAGTATAAGCTATCAAGGAAGGGAACATTTTTAAAAGAAAAAGGCTAGCGATGGTCTCTATCTTTTCTTTTAGGGAGCAATGGTCTCTATCTGATTACATCAAAACGTGCATATACCTTCTTTACAATTCCACCCAATTCTTAACAGGTTATCTCAAGTTAAAATGCTATTACGAGATGCTAACCTGAGTCCAGAGAAGCATTTTCACCGTCAAAGGGGTCTCTTTGTCCTGCTCGCCATGTGTGTATATAAGGTGGCCACGGTGATGCACATGTATCCACGACGAACTGACTGCCCTGCTGCCAGAGTTGTGTTTACTACCACACAGCTTGTTGGCTTGTTGCCATGGCGGGCAGGGGGGCCAGCATCAGCAGAATACGGATGGCGGGGCTGCCCGGGACGGGCGCCGGTGGCCACCATGCCGTTCCGACTGGTGGCGCCGCCGTGGCGGTTCACGGTGAGCCGACGCTGGGGGACACGCCGTTGTCCGTCTCCTTCAGCGTGCCGAGCTCGCCGTCCGGGATCCACCTCGCGCAGGGACGACTCCGCATGCCCCCGTCCGCCCACGCCAGCATCGCTGAGGTGCACGCCACTCCGGTGCTGCCAAGCGAGTCAGAGCAGGTCGAGGGTCGCCATCTCGTCGTGCCGCAGCTGGTAAAGCATGCCCAACACCACTCGCAGTCGTCGCTGGTGATCCAAAGTGCCGGAGAGGGGCCGCGGAGCAACAGCACGCGCGAGCTGGACCGCCAATTCGACCAGTTCAGGACCTTCTCCGGCCGGCACAACCGCCAGCTCTCCAACCTCCGTGGCCTGCCTCAGGACCCGCCGGGGACGGACGTCGAGCACGGTGCAGTGTCCAAGCTCTTCGAGGAGGACACCAACGAGGATGACGACGTCCCCACCGCCGACCGCTACTTCGCTGCCCTCGAAGGACCTGAGTTTGACACCCTTCGTGTATGTACCGTGTCCGTGCCCCCAAACTTTCACCTTCCTTACTAAAACCATCGTCGTTGGTCTCTAACTAAAGCATGGACATGCAGTCAACAGAGGTGGCGGTGCTGCCCAAGGACGAGCCATGGCCATTCCTTCTTCGGTTCCCGATTAGCGCATTTGGGATGTGCCTTGGCGTGAGCAGCCAAGCGATGCTATGGAAGACGCTCCAGTCGGAGCCCTCTACGGCATTCCTCCGCGTACACCCTGCCGTCAGCCACGTCCTCTGGTGGATCTCACTCGCCCTCACCGTCATCGTCTCCATCACCTACCTCCTCAAGGTTGTCTTCTACTTCGAGGCCGTCCGCCGCGAGTTCCACCACCCTGTGCGCGTCAACTTTTTCTTCGCGCCCTGGATTACCTGCCTCTTCCTTGTCAAGGGTGTGCCACACCCGGTGTGGGAGATCCACCATGTCGTCTGGTACCTTCTCATGGCGCCCATCTTCTGGCTCGATATCAAGATCTACGGCCAATGGATGTCTAGTGGTGAGAGGCGCCTCTCCAAGGTGGCCAACCCATCCAACCACCTTGCCATTGTCGGCAACTTTGTCGGCGCGCTACTTGGTGCCAGGATGGGCCTCCGGGAGCTACCAATCTTCTTCTTCGCTGTTGGG
Coding sequences within it:
- the LOC125540045 gene encoding S-type anion channel SLAH2-like, producing MAGRGASISRIRMAGLPGTGAGGHHAVPTGGAAVAVHGEPTLGDTPLSVSFSVPSSPSGIHLAQGRLRMPPSAHASIAEVHATPVLPSESEQVEGRHLVVPQLVKHAQHHSQSSLVIQSAGEGPRSNSTRELDRQFDQFRTFSGRHNRQLSNLRGLPQDPPGTDVEHGAVSKLFEEDTNEDDDVPTADRYFAALEGPEFDTLRSTEVAVLPKDEPWPFLLRFPISAFGMCLGVSSQAMLWKTLQSEPSTAFLRVHPAVSHVLWWISLALTVIVSITYLLKVVFYFEAVRREFHHPVRVNFFFAPWITCLFLVKGVPHPVWEIHHVVWYLLMAPIFWLDIKIYGQWMSSGERRLSKVANPSNHLAIVGNFVGALLGARMGLRELPIFFFAVGFAHYVVLFVTLYQRLPTNMQLPKDLHPVFFLFVAAPSVASMAWTRISGEFSDGAKLLYYVSLFLYVSLVVRVNLFWGFRFSLAWWAYTFPMTSVALATVLYASEVDNLVTRAMALGLSGIATMTIIVVLAATMYHALVRGDLFPNDVSITITKQRPKFSKILAHLQTCGSDVKELVVSNPNFNSNSKQGAYSDDSDSNARMNN